The DNA region GCTGCTTTCCTCCTATGATTAGTTTTCGTTGAACAATTGAATGTCCGAAGAAGCAGCAGACAACTTAACAGTTGCCTTCTTACGCTTCTTAGTGTAACCAGCGAAACGTCCTTGACGCTTCAACTTTCCACGTACATTTGCAGTATTGATTTTTTCAACTTTTACGTCAAAAATTTCTTCAATAGCGCGCTTGATTTGTGGCTTAGTAGCACGAACATCGACTTCAAACGTGTAGCGTTTTTCATCCAAAACACTCATCGTTTGTTCAGTGATGATCGGGCGCAAAATGATATCGCGTGCGTCCATTATGCCAAAACCTCCTCAACTTGTGACAATGCTGATTGAACAACAACCAACTTATCGTTGTTGATAACATCAAGTACGTTAACACCCTTAGCAGTCATTACTGTAACATTTTCAATGTTACGTGCTGCTAATGCGGCGTTAGTATTGTTGTCATCTAAGACAACCAACGTCTTTTCGTTAACGTTCAAATTGTTCAATACAGCCTTGAAGTCTTTCGTCTTTGGTGCGTCAAATGCCAATGCATCAACAATTACCAAAGCAGAATCCAAAACTTTTTGTGACAACACTGACTTCAATGCCAAACGGTATACCTTCTTAGGTAACTTGTAGGCATATGAACGAGGCGTAGGTCCGAAGACGATTCCTCCACCACGCCATTGTGGGCTACGAATAGACCCTTGACGGGCACGACCAGTTCCCTTTTGACGCCAAGGCTTACGCCCACCACCACGAACTGCAGAGCGGTTCTTGACAGCGTGTGTTCCTTGACGTAGTGATGCGCGTTGCATCAAAACAGCGTCAGTGATGACATTATTATTAGGCTCAATCCCAAAAATTGCGTCGTTTAACTCAACTTCTCCGGCATTTGAACCATCTTGCTTAAATAAAGCAACCTTAGTCATGTTTAAATCCTCCCTTCGTCCTTATTACTTAGCTTTAA from Weissella diestrammenae includes:
- the rplW gene encoding 50S ribosomal protein L23, with the translated sequence MDARDIILRPIITEQTMSVLDEKRYTFEVDVRATKPQIKRAIEEIFDVKVEKINTANVRGKLKRQGRFAGYTKKRKKATVKLSAASSDIQLFNEN
- the rplD gene encoding 50S ribosomal protein L4 codes for the protein MTKVALFKQDGSNAGEVELNDAIFGIEPNNNVITDAVLMQRASLRQGTHAVKNRSAVRGGGRKPWRQKGTGRARQGSIRSPQWRGGGIVFGPTPRSYAYKLPKKVYRLALKSVLSQKVLDSALVIVDALAFDAPKTKDFKAVLNNLNVNEKTLVVLDDNNTNAALAARNIENVTVMTAKGVNVLDVINNDKLVVVQSALSQVEEVLA